In one Scyliorhinus canicula chromosome 3, sScyCan1.1, whole genome shotgun sequence genomic region, the following are encoded:
- the LOC119963073 gene encoding heparan sulfate glucosamine 3-O-sulfotransferase 1-like isoform X1 codes for MPLHFHSEVTGECRCQKNLSILRRVSVHFHVEFSPYSLRWFNKSRLKSYVMATLFLGLFLFLLHPVVVPSRPALDLHRVLPSHALRYLSSRPIFRPTVFPNGTIQRLPHTIIIGVRKGGTRALLEMLNLHPEVRAAESEIHFFDWEGNYEKGLQWYSRQMPLSYPHQTTVEKTPAYFTSHKVPERIYHMNQTIRLLLILRDPTERVISDYTQVLFNRMQKHKPFQSVEQLLIRDGRINVDYKAINRSLYYIHMQNWLKYFPLSQIHIVDGDKLIRDPFPEMEMVEKFLRLSPRINRSNFYFNKTKGFYCLRDGGRERCLHESKGRTHPQVDSAVLDKLHGFFNEPNRKFFHLLGRTFDWH; via the exons ATGCCATTGCACTTTCATTCGGAAGTAACTGG CGAGTGCAGGTGCCAGAAGAACCTGAGCATACTCCGAAGGGTTTCCGTGCATTTCCATGTGGAGTTCAGTCCATACTCCCTCCGCTGGTTTAATAAATCCAGACTGAAGTCTTACGTGATGGCTACTTTGTTCCTGGGACTTTTCCTCTTCCTGCTGCATCCGGTGGTGGTGCCTTCCAGGCCGGCTTTGGACCTCCACCGTGTGCTGCCCTCCCACGCCCTGCGCTACCTGTCCAGCCGCCCAATCTTCCGGCCCACCGTCTTCCCGAACGGCACTATTCAGCGGCTCCCTCACACCATCATCATCGGGGTGAGGAAGGGTGGCACCCGGGCTCTGCTGGAGATGCTGAACCTGCACCCGGAGGTGCGGGCGGCCGAGAGCGAGATCCATTTCTTCGACTGGGAAGGGAACTACGAGAAGGGGCTTCAGTGGTACAGCCGCCAGATGCCCCTGTCCTACCCGCACCagaccacagtggagaagacgCCAGCCTACTTCACCTCACACAAAGTGCCTGAACGGATCTACCACATGAATCAAACCATCCGCCTCCTTTTAATACTGCGGGACCCCACCGAGAGGGTCATATCGGACTACACTCAGGTCTTATTCAACAGGATGCAAAAACACAAACCATTCCAGTCGGTGGAGCAGCTCCTCATCCGGGACGGCCGGATCAATGTTGACTACAAGGCCATCAACCGTAGTCTGTACTACATCCACATGCAAAACTGGCTCAAGTATTTCCCCCTCAGCCAAATCCACATTGTGGACGGCGACAAGCTGATCAGGGACCCCTTTCCAGAAATGGAGATGGTAGAGAAATTCCTGAGGCTCTCGCCGCGGATTAACAGGTCCAATTTTTACTTCAACAAAACGAAAGGATTTTACTGCCTGCGGGATGGCGGGAGGGAGCGGTGCCTACACGAATCCAAAGGGAGAACACACCCGCAAGTGGACTCCGCTGTCCTCGACAAATTACACGGATTCTTTAATGAACCAAACCGCAAATTCTTCCACTTGCTTGGCAGGACATTCGACTGGCACTAA
- the LOC119963073 gene encoding heparan sulfate glucosamine 3-O-sulfotransferase 1-like isoform X2: MATLFLGLFLFLLHPVVVPSRPALDLHRVLPSHALRYLSSRPIFRPTVFPNGTIQRLPHTIIIGVRKGGTRALLEMLNLHPEVRAAESEIHFFDWEGNYEKGLQWYSRQMPLSYPHQTTVEKTPAYFTSHKVPERIYHMNQTIRLLLILRDPTERVISDYTQVLFNRMQKHKPFQSVEQLLIRDGRINVDYKAINRSLYYIHMQNWLKYFPLSQIHIVDGDKLIRDPFPEMEMVEKFLRLSPRINRSNFYFNKTKGFYCLRDGGRERCLHESKGRTHPQVDSAVLDKLHGFFNEPNRKFFHLLGRTFDWH; this comes from the coding sequence ATGGCTACTTTGTTCCTGGGACTTTTCCTCTTCCTGCTGCATCCGGTGGTGGTGCCTTCCAGGCCGGCTTTGGACCTCCACCGTGTGCTGCCCTCCCACGCCCTGCGCTACCTGTCCAGCCGCCCAATCTTCCGGCCCACCGTCTTCCCGAACGGCACTATTCAGCGGCTCCCTCACACCATCATCATCGGGGTGAGGAAGGGTGGCACCCGGGCTCTGCTGGAGATGCTGAACCTGCACCCGGAGGTGCGGGCGGCCGAGAGCGAGATCCATTTCTTCGACTGGGAAGGGAACTACGAGAAGGGGCTTCAGTGGTACAGCCGCCAGATGCCCCTGTCCTACCCGCACCagaccacagtggagaagacgCCAGCCTACTTCACCTCACACAAAGTGCCTGAACGGATCTACCACATGAATCAAACCATCCGCCTCCTTTTAATACTGCGGGACCCCACCGAGAGGGTCATATCGGACTACACTCAGGTCTTATTCAACAGGATGCAAAAACACAAACCATTCCAGTCGGTGGAGCAGCTCCTCATCCGGGACGGCCGGATCAATGTTGACTACAAGGCCATCAACCGTAGTCTGTACTACATCCACATGCAAAACTGGCTCAAGTATTTCCCCCTCAGCCAAATCCACATTGTGGACGGCGACAAGCTGATCAGGGACCCCTTTCCAGAAATGGAGATGGTAGAGAAATTCCTGAGGCTCTCGCCGCGGATTAACAGGTCCAATTTTTACTTCAACAAAACGAAAGGATTTTACTGCCTGCGGGATGGCGGGAGGGAGCGGTGCCTACACGAATCCAAAGGGAGAACACACCCGCAAGTGGACTCCGCTGTCCTCGACAAATTACACGGATTCTTTAATGAACCAAACCGCAAATTCTTCCACTTGCTTGGCAGGACATTCGACTGGCACTAA